The following is a genomic window from Sciurus carolinensis chromosome 3, mSciCar1.2, whole genome shotgun sequence.
TCTGATATTGAATGGTGTCCTTCCTTGATAGGTCTACTCTTGCCAATCTGAGTTTTGATTAATTTGAGATGACAGCCTCCAAAGAGGAAGCCCAGGTGTGAGgaacccacccacccatccttatttttcctttgtgatgGCCAGAACAATCACCACAGAACAGGCCACTTCCTCTCCTGGTAGAGGGCCCAGACATGACTATAACTGGCTTCTTGGCTGGTATTCAATCAGCGGTTCCATCATTTCTAATACTTAATTTTTGTCCCCTAAACATACAGAGATAAGCACACGTTTTAAATAAAGGCTAATAATGTTTTAGGTAGCTGAAGACTGAAAAGTAGTATCGTGTGCCTTTAGAATCCTGGAGCTGCAGGGGCAGCTGTTCTTTGGGCTTCGACTGACCTCAGAAACTAGAAAGACTTATTTCAGGCTGTCCTGCTGGCCACTGTGGTTGGGAGTGGAAAGCACCTACCAGGTGTTGCTGTGAGACAGCCTGGGCTAACACTTTTCTACAAGCTTTGTGCTTAAGACTACCCCACCTGGGGCCCCAACCCTGCCTTTCCTCGGTGCTCAAACCATAGCAGGTGTGGAGCGCCCTCTGTGTGCGAAGCTCGGTAACGGGCAAATAAAGCTAGTGTGGTATTCAGAACCGTCCTCCAAGTACCTATTGGTCTCGTTGTACAAGGATTAAGACTGCCGAAAGGGCACTGGACCGTGGGATCGGGACATGTTCGTGAAGGCGACTAGCCCTGGGTGTCACCTTGAGCTAGCTCCTTGCCAAGGGCGgggagttcatccctggaaatCCTTCCCGTTTCAACTCTGGGAACAGGAAGATCTCCAGGTCGCAAGTGCTCAGGGGCGGCTAGAACTGGGTCTTAAAACTTGAAGGCGTTGCTTATTACAGCCTTCGTTCCGGGGTCTGGGACGCCTGTCGCAGCCTCCACACACGCCCGGGTCATGGAAGGGTCAAGCCTTGGTGCGCAAGCTCGGGGCTAAACTGAACTACGGTGTCCCGGCAGGGCCGCGGAGTTCCGCGGGAATCCTTCCCTTTCAGCCAATCACTGAGTCCCACCCCCACTCCCGTTGCCGGAAGGAGCTGTTGCCCCCAGCAACCACGACATCCGGCATTCTGAATTTGGCGGCGGGAAAGGCCATGAGTAAAGGCCGGGCGGAAGCTGCGGCGGGAGGTAACGGAGGCGCGGGCTCGATTCTGGAGGGGAGCGGGAGAGACCGACATAGTGACACCGTCTCGTCTCTCTCCGCAGCCCTCGGCATCCTCCTGAAGTACCTGCAGGAACAGAACCGGCCCTATAGCGCCCAGGACGTATTCGGGAACCTGCAGAGGGAACACGGTCTGGGCAAGGCGGTGAGGACCTTTGAGGATTCCCTCCCCGCGGTGCCCCTATAATCAGGCTGGGCTCCTGACCCCCCAGGCCTTGCGCCCTTTTCCATCAGTGGCCGAAATCTCTTCCCTGCCTGGACCCAAAGATCCTCCTgttgccctcccctcccttctgccAGGCGGTGGTGAAGGCGCTGGACCAGCTGGCCCAACAAGGCAAGATCAAAGAGAAAATGTACGGCAAGCAGAAGATCTATTTTGCGGATCAGGTGAGGAGAGCCTGCGCACATTATCACGTATGTCAGAACCCAACATTGAATCACCTAGTATCAACTCTTTGGCACCCCACAAAACTAACCTATCTTGGGCCATTAAAAGGGTCTCGACATCCTTAAATCAAGGTGCATACTCCTTTTCAATATCTAAACTTCCTGAGGTCTCCAGAGTTGAAATGTGATGGATGACAGAAGATCCTGAATTGTTGCTACCAAAACCCATTTCTGCTTGGAAGCTTATTTCATGTCACCTAGCCTAGCATCACTCTCTGCCAGATGAATTTGTTTCCCCAAATTGGATTTGTATTCTCCAGCCTAGAATTCCACCTAGATGTCTCTGACTTAAGTATCAGAATCAATATTGCAAAAGAATGCCTCCCTAACTGGCTCCTCTCTAGCATTCTTCCCCACTTAATGGAATCACTTTTCACCCAAACCAGAGACTTGAGAATAATTCCTGAATTTTTCCATCTCATGTCTGGTCAGTCAAGTAGAGCTGAATTTTTCCTCCTTGAATCCACTCCTTTCCATCTGCTATCACTGCTCTAGTCCAAGCCCTGTTGTCTACTGGTGTCCCCCTAACAGATCTCACCTTGAATATGAACACTACAGTCAGAATGATCTATCTAAATGCAAATCTGGTCATGCACTGTCTGCTACTTAAAACTCTTCATTGGTTTTGAGTGCTCCATAGAACAGGTAAAAGGCACCTGGAGGcttgctgcagcagcctctggctTCACCGGCCCTTATTCTCCACCCATCAATACTAGACAATTCAGATAGGTTTTATTCTTCTGGCCTTTGCttgtcttcctcctgcctcagttcacTCTTATTCAGTCCTTTGAGATTTTACTCAGTCTTCACCTTCTTCAGAAACCTCTGAATGCTGTGAGCCAACTCCTCCTTTTTGAGGGTCTTACGTATTTTGAGTCATGCTgtattatgattttctttttacttgtcCTCCTCACTAAAGCTCCTCTGGGCAGACCccatttttcattcatctttgttGACTCAATACCCCACATTATCTAACATCTAGAAGACATTACTCGTTTAACTGAACTAAGTACTTTCAAGGTTAATTTTCCTGTAACAGATTACTACCCTATTGAGAATCCCCTAAAGAAGGGGTTGGAAAACTTCTGCCAAGGGCCTCACAGTATTTTCAGACTTTGTAGACCTTATGGTCTTTTTCAAAAACATGCAGAATTTAGTTTGTGCTGTTTGCAGGTCCCTGCTGTAAACATTTCCCTTGCTTACTGATAAAGTCTAAACTGCCCGAGCTGGCATTCCCAACCTTTCTAAACTGCTTCCTATCCCCAGGTGCTGTGAATCTCACTGATCCAcaatagttgtttttgttttttgtggtgcggAGGATTCAACACAGGGCCTCACTCTGCTGGGCAAGTGCttcaccaactgagctacactTGGCCCCAACCCCCCGTAGTCCTTTCTTGCAGCCTCTCATGAGAAGGGCTCCTTAGACTTCCACTAGAGCCCCTTATCTAAATAGATCCTGTTGTGCCTCTTCACTTGTAAGATTCTTTGGGTTTCCCCCCAACTCTCCCTACTCCCCTAGgcaagaatggaacccagggccttgtggtgctagggaagcactttgccactgggctatatccccaaccccattaGAGTCTTCCTATTGCTGATACTCATGATCTAGGTGTCCCCACCTTGGTAAGAATGTTTTTTTACTCCTTTAGCCCAGTGAAGCTCTTGAGGTTAGGCATTAAGTTTCAACTTCTTTATACTTTTTCATTGGAACCAGTATTCAAGTGAATGATTTCTTATTACCTTCCCAGATGTTTGTTCCCTTTTGTGCCTCATATTAATTCACTTGTACTTTTCATACTGTCTCTGGCAGAACCAGTTTGACATGGTGAGTGATGCTGATCTCCACGGCCTGGATGCCAAAATTGTGGCCCTCACTGCCAAGGTGCAGAGCTTGCAGCAGAGTTGCCGCCACATGGAGGCTGGTAGGACTGGGGAGCCCTTGCAAGGTGCCCATAGGGTCAGGTTCAGTGTGGAGGTCAGGAACTGCTAAGTGAATAGCTCATTGACTACAGTGTCTCATTGCAGAGAAGACCTCTTTGCTGGGCTGCCTCAGGTTTACATTAAAAGAAATGTAGAATAACTAATGGCTTTTGTGTACAAATGGGCAAGACATGCATTTGCTTTCTCTGCCATGAACTTCAGCACACTGCCCTCATGTTTTCCCTCTATTCCTGCTTTAACTGGCTACACATTAGTCTGCTCAACCTCATAGCCCACCACTACTTGTAGATcgaagagcaaagaaaattagaatGAACTGGTAATTCTACAAGCCTTATTTTCCTGAGCATTTCCAGAATGTGGGGTCctattttggatatatatcagAGCAAGATAGAATTCAAATTCCTACCTCAAGGAGTACCCACTGATGGGGAAAGACAGACTCTCTCTCTCAGGGGTGGCAAATGACCCCAGGTGGATATGGTTTTCAGAGCTGAAGGAGTTAACTAGTGCCCTGACCACTTCGGAGATGCAGAGAGAGATCCAGGAATTAAAACAGGAATGTGCTGGCTACCTagagaaattgaagaacatcAAAGCAGCCACCAACCATGTGACTCCAGAGGAGAAGGAGCAGGTGAGCTGGGCAAAAGGCTAGAGTTGCCTGTGCAAGAGTGAAGATGAGAGTTGATCCTCAATAGGCAACTGTGAGCCTGAGGGATTTAGAGAGACCTGTTTTTTCCTTCTAGGTATACAGAGAGAGGCAGAAATTCTGTAAAGAGTGGAGGACGCGGAAGAGGATGGTACGTGAGTGGGAGCTCCAAGGGAGGCTCTGGAGTGCTTTTAAAATGGCAGCCAGAAAAATTGCTGCCCAATGTCAAGATCTGACAGGTAGTACCCAGTGTTGCCCATCTAAAAAGGGGTGGTTTttctgggtgcggtggcacacgcctgtaatcccaggggctcaggaggctgaggcaggaagatggcgagttcaaagccagcctcagcaaaaacgagggcttaagcaactcagtgagccctgtctctaaataaaaattccagaataggctggaattgtggcttagtggttgagtgcccgtgggttcaatcctggttAATAaatacccctccccccaaaaaataacaaGGGGTTGATTTTGTTTCATCAGGCAACAGAGCTATCTGATGCAATCCTGACTGCTCCCCCAAGAGCAAGAAGCAATTATATGTAAGTGgacttctctcccttcctc
Proteins encoded in this region:
- the Psmc3ip gene encoding homologous-pairing protein 2 homolog, whose protein sequence is MSKGRAEAAAGALGILLKYLQEQNRPYSAQDVFGNLQREHGLGKAAVVKALDQLAQQGKIKEKMYGKQKIYFADQNQFDMVSDADLHGLDAKIVALTAKVQSLQQSCRHMEAELKELTSALTTSEMQREIQELKQECAGYLEKLKNIKAATNHVTPEEKEQVYRERQKFCKEWRTRKRMATELSDAILTAPPRARSNYM